One genomic region from Tachysurus fulvidraco isolate hzauxx_2018 chromosome 14, HZAU_PFXX_2.0, whole genome shotgun sequence encodes:
- the kank3 gene encoding KN motif and ankyrin repeat domain-containing protein 3 isoform X1, with protein MTQSVHISPKLNLGSPFHCATQEEMDHGASYSVQTPYGFQLDLDFLKYVEEIESGQTLRRANMSPRRGSRSDRVSQRSVGGRTSGWTSTESLASTTSEDGRALPPPASRSHVTSVSRSQPLSPSSVISPTLPSCAKMPPPPPPRNPRVERTLLETSRRLQQEQSLYPNGIGSILSDSVKDCGSNSSYSVPSQMSTDGNLLQISSAVQNPNSGGWTRFSPQNSGRSTPASSSGMSSLPPGQLQTVREQMALALRQLREMEEKVKGVPALERELSMLRDEKNRLLDALQKKTEELSALVNAKNSALVEPAHLSSSIDPSSANQEMRCREKELPVLAIEKRSIAVGSDVPLKIVVVQDAKDAAVEAAVDVCHRGVETEPLTVCDKEIQAKVTTNEVAVWVMESLLGLSSETEQEIDNLQETIKCQQESVHLLERRLTQANEDLEELRALEMARTSKIMLEKETLVKPETADVIVETELCSKTSVGVGVSVADFPVTQIDQSSQTDFVEASNKKVAVIQVSTGIQCEGLFSTDKQDNQEQSVSADAIGPLKSIMKRKDGSGSSAACSSGKKSLKFVGILNGGYESTSSEEEEEDGSSSDGGCSDSSDEEAAALEDTSDEERNINLDDSDSDENIAAVTDGVKEQAEVLKEKFELSSKMREACLILKTHLNDGAQTTKSKELLSSTHIVQLEWFRVSSAKSAQTSRVSNYLMAFSELSPALLLHVVNMTDGNGNTALHYSVSHSNFTIVGLLLDTGVCNVDKQNKAGYTAVMLAALSAVKEEEDLLVVKKLFSMGNVNAKASQAGQTALMLAVSHGRQEMVRALLECGANVNIQDDEGSTALMCASEHGRAEIVSLLLEQPGCDIAIIDNDGSNALSIALEASHNDIAVLLYAHMNYSKAQSDVSPRVNPRSPSSPRKTWPSE; from the exons ATGACCCAGTCTGTGCACATAAGCCCCAAATTGA ATCTGGGGTCCCCTTTTCACTGTGCCACTCAAGAGGAAATGGATCACGGTGCATCCTATTCTGTTCAGACTCCATATGGATTCCAGCTGGACCTTGATTTCCttaaatatgtggaagaaataGAGAGTGGTCAGACTTTACGCCGAGCGAACATGAGCCCAAGGAGAGGATCACGTAGTGACCGAGTTTCTCAGAGAAGCGTAGGGGGTCGCACCAGTGGCTGGACTTCAACAGAATCACTGGCGTCAACAACCAGTGAAGATGGCCGGGCTCTTCCTCCACCTGCTTCTCGAAGCCATGTTACATCAGTCAGCAGGTCACAGCCGCTTTCACCATCTTCTGTGATCAGTCCCACACTACCATCTTGTGCAAAAATGCCACCTCCCCCACCTCCACGTAACCCCAGGGTAGAGAGAACATTACTAGAGACAAGCCGTCGACTACAGCAGGAGCAGAGTCTGTACCCAAATGGTATAGGCTCTATACTTTCAGACAGTGTTAAAGATTGTGGGTCAAATAGCAGCTATTCAGTGCCTTCCCAGATGTCTACAGATGGTAACCTACTACAGATTTCATCAGCTGTGCAGAATCCCAATTCTGGTGGCTGGACCAGATTTAGTCCTCAGAATTCTGGGAGAAGCACTCCAGCCTCCAGCTCTGGAATGTCTTCATTACCCCCAGGGCAGCTTCAGACAGTACGAGAACAGATGGCCTTAGCCCTTAGACAACTCAGGGAGATGgaagaaaaagtaaaaggaGTACCTGCACTTGAAAGAGAACTGTCCATGCTACGTGATGAAAAGAATAGGCTGCTTGATGCCCtccaaaagaaaacagaagaactTAGTGCTCTGGTCAATGCAAAAAACTCTGCTCTGGTAGAACCTGCACACTTGTCTTCATCTATAGATCCCAGCAGTGCAAATCAAGAGATGCGTTGCAGAGAAAAAGAACTTCCTGTTTTGGCTATAGAGAAAAGATCCATAGCTGTAGGTAGTGATGTTCCCCTTAAAATTGTGGTGGTTCAGGATGCAAAAGATGCAGCTGTAGAGGCTGCTGTTGATGTCTGTCACAGAGGTGTGGAAACTGAGCCATTGACCGTTTGTGATAAAGAAATCCAGGCCAAAGTCACAACAAATGAAGTGGCGGTCTGGGTAATGGAGTCATTACTTGGGCTATCAAGTGAGACTGAACAAGAAATAGACAATCTGCAGGAGACAATTAAGTGTCAGCAAGAGTCAGTCCATCTCCTTGAGAGAAGGTTAACCCAGGCCAATGAGGACCTTGAGGAATTAAGGGCTCTGGAGATGGCGAGGACGTCAAAGATCATGCTAGAAAAAGAGACACTTGTAAAACCAGAGACAGCTGATGTGATCGTGGAGACTGAGCTTTGCTCCAAAACGTCTGTAGGAGTTGGGGTTTCTGTTGCAGACTTTCCAGTGACACAAATTGATCAGAGCAGTCAAACGGACTTTGTGGAAGCATCGAATAAAAAGGTGGCCGTAATCCAGGTCAGCACAGGTATTCAGTGTGAAGGCCTTTTTAGCACTGACAAACAAGACAATCAGGAACAGTCTGTCTCTGCTGATG CTATAGGCCCCCTGAAATCCATCATGAAGAGAAAGGATGGGAGTGGCTCAAGTGCTGCTTGCAGCAGTGGCAAAAAAAGCTTAAAGTTTGTAGGGATTCTCAATGGAGG TTATGAGTCAACATCtagtgaagaggaagaggaggatggaAGCTCCTCTGACGGCGGGTGCTCAGACAGCAGTGACGAAGAGGCTGCAGCTCTAGAGGATACTTCTGATGAAGAAAGGAACATTAATTTGGATGATAGTGATAGTGATGAAAACATAGCAGCTGTGACAGATGGTGTTAAGGAACAGGCTGAAGTACTAAAGGAGAA GTTTGAACTGAGTTCAAAAATGCGTGAGGCTTGCCTCATTTTAAAGACCCACCTTAATGATGGTGCCCAAACAACAAAGAGTAAAGAACTG CTGTCCAGCACCCACATTGTGCAACTGGAATGGTTCAGAGTGTCCAGTGCGAAGTCGGCACAGACATCCCGAGTTTCCAACTACCTGATGGCTTTCTCAGAGCTTTCTCCTGCTCTGTTGCTGCACGTAGTCAACATGACTGACGGCAACGGCAACACCGCTTTACATTACAGTGTTTCCCATTCCAATTTCACCATCGTCGGACTACTGCTCGACACAG gtgtgtgcaaTGTGGATAAGCAGAACAAGGCAGGATATACCGCTGTGATGCTGGCAGCATTATCAGCAGTGAAAGAAGAGGAAGACTTGTTGGTAGTCAAAAAACTATTCAGTATGGGCAACGTCAATGCCAAGGCAAGCCAG GCTGGTCAGACTGCACTCATGCTGGCAGTGAGCCATGGGAGGCAGGAGATGGTGCGAGCTCTACTTGAGTGTGGTGCCAATGTGAACATACAGGATGATGAGGGCTCCACAGCCCTCATGTGTGCCAGCGAGCACGGGCGTGCCGAGATCGTCTCCCTTCTGCTCGAGCAGCCTGGCTGTGACATTGCCATCATAGACAAC GATGGCAGCAATGCCCTTTCTATTGCCCTGGAGGCATCTCACAATGACATTGCAGTGCTACTGTACGCCCACATGAACTACTCTAAAGCTCAGTCTGAT gtGTCCCCCAGAGTAAACCCTAGGAGTCCATCCAGTCCTAGAAAGACATGGCCCTCAGAGTGA
- the kank3 gene encoding KN motif and ankyrin repeat domain-containing protein 3 isoform X2, with product MTQSVHISPKLNLGSPFHCATQEEMDHGASYSVQTPYGFQLDLDFLKYVEEIESGQTLRRANMSPRRGSRSDRVSQRSVGGRTSGWTSTESLASTTSEDGRALPPPASRSHVTSVSRSQPLSPSSVISPTLPSCAKMPPPPPPRNPRVERTLLETSRRLQQEQSLYPNGIGSILSDSVKDCGSNSSYSVPSQMSTDGNLLQISSAVQNPNSGGWTRFSPQNSGRSTPASSSGMSSLPPGQLQTVREQMALALRQLREMEEKVKGVPALERELSMLRDEKNRLLDALQKKTEELSALVNAKNSALVEPAHLSSSIDPSSANQEMRCREKELPVLAIEKRSIAVGSDVPLKIVVVQDAKDAAVEAAVDVCHRGVETEPLTVCDKEIQAKVTTNEVAVWVMESLLGLSSETEQEIDNLQETIKCQQESVHLLERRLTQANEDLEELRALEMARTSKIMLEKETLVKPETADVIVETELCSKTSVGVGVSVADFPVTQIDQSSQTDFVEASNKKVAVIQVSTGIQCEGLFSTDKQDNQEQSVSADGPLKSIMKRKDGSGSSAACSSGKKSLKFVGILNGGYESTSSEEEEEDGSSSDGGCSDSSDEEAAALEDTSDEERNINLDDSDSDENIAAVTDGVKEQAEVLKEKFELSSKMREACLILKTHLNDGAQTTKSKELLSSTHIVQLEWFRVSSAKSAQTSRVSNYLMAFSELSPALLLHVVNMTDGNGNTALHYSVSHSNFTIVGLLLDTGVCNVDKQNKAGYTAVMLAALSAVKEEEDLLVVKKLFSMGNVNAKASQAGQTALMLAVSHGRQEMVRALLECGANVNIQDDEGSTALMCASEHGRAEIVSLLLEQPGCDIAIIDNDGSNALSIALEASHNDIAVLLYAHMNYSKAQSDVSPRVNPRSPSSPRKTWPSE from the exons ATGACCCAGTCTGTGCACATAAGCCCCAAATTGA ATCTGGGGTCCCCTTTTCACTGTGCCACTCAAGAGGAAATGGATCACGGTGCATCCTATTCTGTTCAGACTCCATATGGATTCCAGCTGGACCTTGATTTCCttaaatatgtggaagaaataGAGAGTGGTCAGACTTTACGCCGAGCGAACATGAGCCCAAGGAGAGGATCACGTAGTGACCGAGTTTCTCAGAGAAGCGTAGGGGGTCGCACCAGTGGCTGGACTTCAACAGAATCACTGGCGTCAACAACCAGTGAAGATGGCCGGGCTCTTCCTCCACCTGCTTCTCGAAGCCATGTTACATCAGTCAGCAGGTCACAGCCGCTTTCACCATCTTCTGTGATCAGTCCCACACTACCATCTTGTGCAAAAATGCCACCTCCCCCACCTCCACGTAACCCCAGGGTAGAGAGAACATTACTAGAGACAAGCCGTCGACTACAGCAGGAGCAGAGTCTGTACCCAAATGGTATAGGCTCTATACTTTCAGACAGTGTTAAAGATTGTGGGTCAAATAGCAGCTATTCAGTGCCTTCCCAGATGTCTACAGATGGTAACCTACTACAGATTTCATCAGCTGTGCAGAATCCCAATTCTGGTGGCTGGACCAGATTTAGTCCTCAGAATTCTGGGAGAAGCACTCCAGCCTCCAGCTCTGGAATGTCTTCATTACCCCCAGGGCAGCTTCAGACAGTACGAGAACAGATGGCCTTAGCCCTTAGACAACTCAGGGAGATGgaagaaaaagtaaaaggaGTACCTGCACTTGAAAGAGAACTGTCCATGCTACGTGATGAAAAGAATAGGCTGCTTGATGCCCtccaaaagaaaacagaagaactTAGTGCTCTGGTCAATGCAAAAAACTCTGCTCTGGTAGAACCTGCACACTTGTCTTCATCTATAGATCCCAGCAGTGCAAATCAAGAGATGCGTTGCAGAGAAAAAGAACTTCCTGTTTTGGCTATAGAGAAAAGATCCATAGCTGTAGGTAGTGATGTTCCCCTTAAAATTGTGGTGGTTCAGGATGCAAAAGATGCAGCTGTAGAGGCTGCTGTTGATGTCTGTCACAGAGGTGTGGAAACTGAGCCATTGACCGTTTGTGATAAAGAAATCCAGGCCAAAGTCACAACAAATGAAGTGGCGGTCTGGGTAATGGAGTCATTACTTGGGCTATCAAGTGAGACTGAACAAGAAATAGACAATCTGCAGGAGACAATTAAGTGTCAGCAAGAGTCAGTCCATCTCCTTGAGAGAAGGTTAACCCAGGCCAATGAGGACCTTGAGGAATTAAGGGCTCTGGAGATGGCGAGGACGTCAAAGATCATGCTAGAAAAAGAGACACTTGTAAAACCAGAGACAGCTGATGTGATCGTGGAGACTGAGCTTTGCTCCAAAACGTCTGTAGGAGTTGGGGTTTCTGTTGCAGACTTTCCAGTGACACAAATTGATCAGAGCAGTCAAACGGACTTTGTGGAAGCATCGAATAAAAAGGTGGCCGTAATCCAGGTCAGCACAGGTATTCAGTGTGAAGGCCTTTTTAGCACTGACAAACAAGACAATCAGGAACAGTCTGTCTCTGCTGATG GCCCCCTGAAATCCATCATGAAGAGAAAGGATGGGAGTGGCTCAAGTGCTGCTTGCAGCAGTGGCAAAAAAAGCTTAAAGTTTGTAGGGATTCTCAATGGAGG TTATGAGTCAACATCtagtgaagaggaagaggaggatggaAGCTCCTCTGACGGCGGGTGCTCAGACAGCAGTGACGAAGAGGCTGCAGCTCTAGAGGATACTTCTGATGAAGAAAGGAACATTAATTTGGATGATAGTGATAGTGATGAAAACATAGCAGCTGTGACAGATGGTGTTAAGGAACAGGCTGAAGTACTAAAGGAGAA GTTTGAACTGAGTTCAAAAATGCGTGAGGCTTGCCTCATTTTAAAGACCCACCTTAATGATGGTGCCCAAACAACAAAGAGTAAAGAACTG CTGTCCAGCACCCACATTGTGCAACTGGAATGGTTCAGAGTGTCCAGTGCGAAGTCGGCACAGACATCCCGAGTTTCCAACTACCTGATGGCTTTCTCAGAGCTTTCTCCTGCTCTGTTGCTGCACGTAGTCAACATGACTGACGGCAACGGCAACACCGCTTTACATTACAGTGTTTCCCATTCCAATTTCACCATCGTCGGACTACTGCTCGACACAG gtgtgtgcaaTGTGGATAAGCAGAACAAGGCAGGATATACCGCTGTGATGCTGGCAGCATTATCAGCAGTGAAAGAAGAGGAAGACTTGTTGGTAGTCAAAAAACTATTCAGTATGGGCAACGTCAATGCCAAGGCAAGCCAG GCTGGTCAGACTGCACTCATGCTGGCAGTGAGCCATGGGAGGCAGGAGATGGTGCGAGCTCTACTTGAGTGTGGTGCCAATGTGAACATACAGGATGATGAGGGCTCCACAGCCCTCATGTGTGCCAGCGAGCACGGGCGTGCCGAGATCGTCTCCCTTCTGCTCGAGCAGCCTGGCTGTGACATTGCCATCATAGACAAC GATGGCAGCAATGCCCTTTCTATTGCCCTGGAGGCATCTCACAATGACATTGCAGTGCTACTGTACGCCCACATGAACTACTCTAAAGCTCAGTCTGAT gtGTCCCCCAGAGTAAACCCTAGGAGTCCATCCAGTCCTAGAAAGACATGGCCCTCAGAGTGA